The Corythoichthys intestinalis isolate RoL2023-P3 chromosome 1, ASM3026506v1, whole genome shotgun sequence genomic interval cttgcgatgggactattgcacatgcgcacatcgcgatggcgatgtttaaacgatatatcgttcaggcctaatctgAGCCTCTTCATATACGACtatgagggtgaagacttccatggtttgagtgcacaggaggaagacgaagattgctaacaaagacttttatgtttttaaccAGCCCAGTTAGTGCTGTACTGCCGTGTTGATGCAATGTAACTTCCGTaccgctgctatataactgctATGTTTGCtagcgctgtttggaaagaaaagttaaggtgtaTTATTAAAATTGTGAAAACTCTGTGTATTTCTATGTAAGTATCTCATGTTACTAattgggcacacgcggcttataggcaggagaggcttatgtatgttcaaaatgttttttccttcaaaaatatactgggtgaggcttgtaatcagggatgcgcccaatagtccagaaattacaagtttaaaaaaaaataacgtgcatttgaaccaaccaGAGCTAACGATagatgctgatcacatgtcagtatgtcagccaattaaacAGACAGCAGAATTGAGTCcagggtttgttttttttttttttttttgtttttttgttttgctgcctGCATTTCCTCAGCGACCGACTTGTCAGATACAGAGAGACAGTAAGAAGTACAACATGGAATaacaaatatcggtggaaacgtattacgctacacaagcactttattatgcttgttattTACACTTCTGTATGAAAATCTGACATTAGTAGATCGTTCTTTTTGGAGATGCGTGTATGGCAACATTAAATACGTGCAAAATCGGACAAAATAACGTTACAGTATTTAATGGTAACGCTTTATCTTGAATACTTCAAGCAAACCGCAAATGTTTGTCATATCTTGCAGACGTCAGCAAGGAGCATCATCCTGAACGGCAGGAGTCCTTTCATATCAAAaaggaggaagaagaagagtTCCTACACATTCAGGAGATATTCATCCAGGTTCAGCACCCTCACGTTGAGGAGGAGTCGCAACCCCCTCGCGTTaaaaaggaggaggaagagtcaCCACTTATCAAAGAGGAGCAGAAGGACATCACCAGCTTGAGTGGTGtccatttgaagagtgaagatgAAGCGGAGCCCCCGAGCAGCAGCTCAACAGGTGATGGAGACCACTGTGGAGGATCCCCAGCAGATGATCTCGTAGAACTTGTATCAGACAGTGACCAGGCAACGTCACACTCTTCTGACTATGAGGGGGAGTCGAGTGGTCAGAAGACGGGTCACAGTGACAAACACTGGAAATGCACTCAATGCGGTAAGACCTATCGTCAGAGGCATGGTTTGAAAGGGCATATGGCAAAACACACCGGAGAGAAACCTTTCtcctgcacaatttgtggtaaGAGATTCATTGAAAAGGGAAGCTTAAAAAGCCACACAAGAACGCACACAGGAGAGAAACCTTTCTGCTGCTCCGTTTGTGGAGAAAGATTTTCTCACAGGCCGACCTTGAGAAATCACGCAAGAATACACACCGGCGAGAAACCTTTCTCCTGCTCTATTTGTGGTCAGAAGTTCGGTCAAAAGTTTCTCTTAAAACGTCACGCGAGAATACATAATGGAGAGAAACCGTTCTCCTGTGCGGTTTGTGGTCAGAGTTTCACTGAAAAGGGAACCTTAAAACTCCACGCAAGAAAACATACTGGTGAGAAACCTTTCtcctgcacaatttgtggtcAGAGATTCACTGAAAAAGGAACCTTAAAACTCCACGCAAGAATAcatactggtgaaaaacctttctcctgctcaatttgtggtAAGAGCTTCTCCCGAAAGGGTGGACTAAGaattcacacaagaacacacactggcgaGAAACCTTATTCCTGCTCAGATTGTGGTCAGAGATTCTCTGAAAAGTTTCTCTTAAATCGTCACGCAAGAACACACACCGTTGAGAAAACTTTATCCTGCTCATCTTGTGGTCAGCCATTCTTTACAGACCATCTGTGCCCCAATTTTTTTCAGAGTTGTATGGCATCTCATTTTAGCAGTTGAGTCCCTCTGAATCAtgtgttttgtactttgttttgaaGAAAATGGCACAAGGGTTAATGTTTCGCCATTGTAATAATGGAAATACGTCAGCaatatattgaccaataaaaccaACAGTGAGCGCAGCGCACCTTCAGAtggtgctgcacactcttgtacagtacgtGGCGTATCCACCTGATAGTTGCTCGCGATCTGCCATTTAGCTAAGTTTTGACGTTTTTGAGCTTGtaaagcttctgtttacagtgcagtcaattttattgcttgtttttatttctttttgccCAGTtctaaataaaactgagcagtcaatgaattttctgtttctttttttacttactctactcagatctctgtatgtgtgtgtgtgtttaaggcagaaaacactcagtttccactctgagacccccaatttagccaaatttaaaaattgttccatatgcatgtgtgatacatcattggaaagcttaaaatctcgattttctggggaaataacaattttgaacaggagggcatttaaaaaatgtatatatattttttaaacccctaaaccctaactcgagagcatgagagagcataattaaagacaccatgattttaacgagacatTATGAGTGTAGTATGTTTCACCGAGTGTCATTTCACAGCtgagaatggccacagccggagttttgggggattttatgggtgaaacacagtaatataaTAATGGTCGtaatgcagacatcaaggagtggttgagattttctatttcaaatatttaccctttgaaaggtttttttttttaattattattattatttttgtttgtttgaaacgatcatctaaaatatctgagaaaatgcgacagtaacataaaaaatacaatatatatacacaatatacgatatctgtgacctatttacagacatcctttttttattgttatgtaatttgtttaaaagttaacatgagtgaataattttataaagtgctGTTtttatattagacatcaattaatgattctaagctcaaaatgacagacattttgaataataaatacgattacttacctttttcctcatggctaggttgaaacaagtgGTTGAGCGACGTTTGTACACGCGGTTTCCAGgttaaacggacaaattaaaaatagtttttggagtgaatgcgccatgaatctgctatagcagcatatagacatattgttctatcaaacacaacagttcttttgtcttaaaatactgcagtttattTGAATAGGGGTACAAgagtagaaactgctttttcagccttgtctgtgttttccgccatatatatacagttgtggtcaaaagtttacatacacttgtgaagaacataatgtcatggctctcttgagtttccagttacttctacaactctgatttttctctgatagagtgattggaacagatacttctttgtcacaaaaaacattcatgaagtttggttcttttatgactttattatgggtgaacagaaaaaagttatcaaatctgctgggtcaaaaatatacatgcagcagctctaatatttggtaacatgtcccttagccattttcacttcaattaggcgcttttggtagccatccacaagctcctggttgaatctttgaccactcctcttgacagaattggtgcagttcagttaaattggatggctttctgacatggacttgtttcttcagcattgtccacaagttctcaatagggtttaagtcaggactttgggaaggccatttgaGCCATTcctttaccacttttgatgtgtgtttggggtcattgtcctgttggaacacccaactgggcccaagacccaatcttcgggctgatgactttaggttatcttgaagaatttgaaggtaatcctccttcttcgttatcccatttactctctgtaaagcaccagttccattggcagcaaaacagccccacagcataatactaccaccaccgtgcttgacggtaggcatggtgtacttggggttaaggcctcatcttttctcctccaaacatattgctgggcattgtggccaaacagctcgatttttgtttcgtctgaccacagaactttcctccagaaggtcttatctttgtccatgtgatcagcagcaaacttcagtcgagccttaaggtgccgcttttggagcaagggcttccttcttgcacggcagcctttcagtccatggagaaaacacgcttgactgtggacactgacacctgtgttccagcagcttctaattcttggcggatctgctttttggtgattctcggttgaatcttcaccctcctgaccaattttctctcagcatcaggtgatagcttgcgttttcttcctgatcgtggcagtgacaaaacagtgccatgcactttatacttacaaacaatttttgcactgttactcttgggacctgccgctgccttgaaatggctccaagtgactttcctgacttgttcaagtcaatgattgttcaagtcaataatcaatcacaagaaattgctaattcgtgttgctgtatgtat includes:
- the LOC130922213 gene encoding zinc finger protein OZF-like isoform X3 produces the protein MLDQLLKAPDGEGAAASINNIAGDDIPDQASLSPSVDVSKEHHPERQESFHIKKEEEEEFLHIQEIFIQVQHPHVEEESQPPRVKKEEEESPLIKEEQKDITSLSGVHLKSEDEAEPPSSSSTGDGDHCGGSPADDLVELVSDSDQATSHSSDYEGESSGQKTGHSDKHWKCTQCGKTYRQRHGLKGHMAKHTGEKPFSCTICGKRFIEKGSLKSHTRTHTGEKPFCCSVCGERFSHRPTLRNHARIHTGEKPFSCSICGQKFGQKFLLKRHARIHNGEKPFSCAVCGQSFTEKGTLKLHARKHTGEKPFSCTICGQRFTEKGTLKLHARIHTGEKPFSCSICGKSFSRKGGLRIHTRTHTGEKPYSCSDCGQRFSEKFLLNRHARTHTVEKTLSCSSCGQPFFTDHLCPNFFQSCMASHFSS
- the LOC130922213 gene encoding oocyte zinc finger protein XlCOF6-like isoform X2 codes for the protein MAHDRARSRESSRGDGVGGPQPCSSRYDLPVFDGLRGTQATLNRTGTATITHAVYLGLQIIGPISLGRVHLDVMLDQLLKAPDGEGAAASINNIAGDDIPDQASLSPSVDVSKEHHPERQESFHIKKEEEEEFLHIQEIFIQVQHPHVEEESQPPRVKKEEEESPLIKEEQKDITSLSGVHLKSEDEAEPPSSSSTGDGDHCGGSPADDLVELVSDSDQATSHSSDYEGESSGQKTGHSDKHWKCTQCGKTYRQRHGLKGHMAKHTGEKPFSCTICGKRFIEKGSLKSHTRTHTGEKPFCCSVCGERFSHRPTLRNHARIHTGEKPFSCSICGQKFGQKFLLKRHARIHNGEKPFSCAVCGQSFTEKGTLKLHARKHTGEKPFSCTICGQRFTEKGTLKLHARIHTGEKPFSCSICGKSFSRKGGLRIHTRTHTGEKPYSCSDCGQRFSEKFLLNRHARTHTVEKTLSCSSCGQPFFTDHLCPNFFQSCMASHFSS